The following is a genomic window from Lysinibacillus sp. G4S2.
TCTCCGCAACTGTTGATGTGTATTGCTTCAGTGCTGACTCTAGTGACAGTTTTGTTAGTATAGGATGGTTCCATGAATGATTACCTATTTCGTGTCCACGTGCAAGAACGTCTTTAGCGATATCAGGGTAATGTTGCACACGACTACCAAGCATGAAAAAGGTAGCTTTTGCATGATACTTATCGAGAGTATCTAAAATTTGTTCTGTAACCTTTGGATGTGGGCCATCATCAAAAGTTAAGGCAATACGCTTAACATTTGGGTCACCATTATTGATTGGTTTCGTCGGCTTTGCCATCGCAATCTGAAAATCAGAGGCTAACAACGGGTTAATAAGTGAAAGGGGAAGCTTCACAATTGGCGAACCAGCTGCACCGCTAGCAATCTCATACTCATCAAAATAGAATTGTAACGAATCATCAACAATGGCAAAGCGATTGAAGTTAGACCATTTCGGTTCGGTTGCCTTTGATAGCTCATCCTTGATAAGCTCATCTTTTAACTTGGGGTTTTGTTGTAAGTCATTACGTACATGAGTTGCTAATGTCGATAAGTTGTTTTCATCGTTGTTCAATAATTCTTTAATGGAAATCAGGTCACCAGTTTCATTATTGATGAAGAATGTTTTTGTTGAAACTTCTTGATTAGCTCCACCCGTGTACAGCACTTTTGTTAGAACAAAGGAATAATAGTGCTTTTGATATGGGAAAGTTTCCAGACTAATATTAAGTTCGCCCGTTGCCTTTTTATCTTTATTTTTTTTCATAGATGACAGATAGTTTTCTTTGGAATCTTTTATGTACTGTAAGACAGCATCGTTAAAAGCTTTATTATCTGTTTCTGGATAATGCAAAGCAAAAGGAGTTCGCTCATCATTAGAAACATCTGTTACAATACGTATACCTGGAAACGCAGAGTTTTCTGTAGAAACTTTACTCGTTATTGGTGGTTCCTCTTTTGAGGCACTTATTTTTTGAAACTTAAAGTCATCCTTTGATAGGAGAATGACTAAAATAATTGTTGTTAATGTAATGATGAGGCCAACTAATAGGAAATCAATCATTGGGCCGCGTCTTTTTCTTTTGCTTCTTCTTCTGCGTTCCGGCATTTTGATGGATACGCTCCTTTCCTTATTTATTCTTCTATATAATCAGACGTGTTAGTCATTGAAAAAGTTATATGAATCTACGAACTTTTGTAATCAATTTATAGGGAACCGATCTTCATGAATAAATAACTCAATAACTTACACTTTTCAGCATATGACAGCCAAAGTGTTTTTGTTAAAAGTTAAAACTTTCAGTTGAGTTTTTATGTGCATTTCGATACTATGGGCAAGGAACCTTTTGAAGGAGGCAGATAGCTTAATGGCTTTACATGAAGCGGATAATGAATTTACGATTGACTGCTTATTACTTGCAGGGCGTATTATGATTGAAAGTGGTGCAGAAACATACCGTGTGGAGGATACGATGCTACGCATGGCACATTCTCAAAATATGCTGGATGCGCAATGTTATGCCACACCAACAGGGATCATTTTTTCTTTAGGCAAGACACAGCCAACGAGAATCACATCGATTTCCAACAGAATTACAGATTTACAAAAAATAGCCTTGGTAAATTCAGTATCTCGGAGACTCACATCTCACATGATAACATTAGAAGACGCTTATGACGAGCTAAAGTCGATACAAAAAACAAATTATTTTTTGCCAACATATATTCAAGTCATAGCAGCAGCTCTTTCGAGTGGTTGTTTCCTTATAATGTTTAAGGGGGGATGGTCTGATTTTCCGGTTGCATTTTTAGCGGGAGGGTTAGGCTTCCTAGTGCTTGTGATGATAAATCATTTAACAAAAGTAAAATTTTTCTCAGAATTTACGGCTTCATTAGTAATAGGATATATTGCTGTCTTAGCAGTGAACTATGGCTATGGTGCGGAATTAGACAAAATTATCATTAGCTCCGTTATGCCGCTCGTACCAGGTATTTTAATTACGAATGCAGTTCGAGATTTAATGGCAGGTCATTTTATGTCAGGGATGGCAAAGGGAGCGGAAGCTTTTTTAACGGCTTTTGCCATTGGTGCAGCTATTGCTGTCACTTTATCGTTTTAGGAGGCAGACGACATGGACTATATCATACAATTGATTGTTAGTTTTTTTGCCACTGCTGGTATCGCAATAATATTTAATGTACCTAGAAAAGCCTTACTTTATTGTGTTTTGGTTGGGGTAATAGGCTGGATGATATATTTCGTCCTAACAGAACATGGAATGGATGTTGTGAATGCCTCATTCTATAGCGCATTTGTAATTGCTATTGTTGCGCATTTATATGCTCGACGCTTTAAAATGCCAATGATTATTTTTATTGTTGGTGGTATCATCCCGTTAGTTCCGGGAGGTATGGCTTACAATGCAATGAGAAATGTTGTAGAAGATGATTATTTACAGGGGCTACAGTATGGATTAAAGGCATTTTTAATTACAGGTGCCATCGTTATGGGGCTTGTATTCGCAGAGGTATTTATACAGCTTATTTTCCGTTCTGTCCGTACTAGTAAAGCGACATTCCAGAAGGTTTATAAGAAATAAGGCTTTACAGCAAATGTAGGGGAGAACATGGCGGATAGAAAGGCCAGAGCGACGGATAGAAGCCAGAGCGGCGGATAGAAAGGCCAAATGACGGATAGAAAAGTCAAAGTGACGGATAGAAAGGCCAGAGCGAAGGATAGAAAAGTCAAAGTGACGGATAGAAGCCAGAGCGACGGATAGAAAGGCCAGAGCGAAGGATAGAAAAGTCAAAGTGCCGGATAGAAAGACCAGAGCGACGGATAGAAAGGCCAAAGTGGCGGATAGAAGCCAGAGCGATGGATAGAAGAGTCAAAGTGCCGGATAAAAAGACTAGAGCGACGGATAGAAAGCCAAAGTGCCGGATAGAAGCCAGAGCGACGGATAGAAAGGCCAGAGTGGCGGATAGAAAGACCAGAGCGACGGATAGAAAGGTCAAAGCGGCGGATAGAAGCCAGAGCGACGGATAGAAAGGCCAGAGTGGCGGATAGAAAGACCAGAGCGACGGATAGAAAAGTCAAAGTGACGGATAGAAAGACCAGAGCGACGGATAGAAAAGTCGAAGTGACGGATAAAAAGACTAGAGCGAAGGATAGAAAGCCAAAGTGACGGATAGAAGCCAGAGCGACGGATAGAAAGACCAGAGCGACGGATAGAAAGGTCAAAGCGACGGATAGAAAGCCAAAGCGAAGGATAGAAAGCCAAAGTGACGGATAGAAAAGCCAAAGTGACGGATAAAAAGACTAGAGCGAAGGATAGAAAGCCAAAGTGACGGATAGAAGCCAAAGTGACGGATAGAAAGGTCAAAGCGGCGGATAGAAAGGCCAGAGCGACGGATAGAAGCCAGAGCGATGGATAGAAAGGTCAAAATGACGGATAGAAAGACCAGAGCGACGGATAGAAAAGTCAAAGTGACGGATAGAAAAGTCAAAGTGACGGATAGAAAAGTCAAAGTGACGGATAGAAAGCCAAAGTGACGGATAGAAGCCAGAGCGACGGATAGAAAGGTCAAAGTGGCGGATAGAAAGGCCAGAGCGACGGATAGAAAAGTCAAAGTGACGGATAGAAGCCAGAGCGACGGATAAAAAAGCCAAAGCCAAAGAAATAATAAACACGAAAAAGGAGGTTACGTTCATAAACGTAGCCTCCTTCTTTAAATTAACTATTTAACGAGTAGTGCTGCAATTTCCTCAGCAGTAGTTGGTTTACTAATATAGTAACCTTGAATCGCATCACAGCCATAAGAAGTCAAAAGGTCTGCTTGTTCAGCTGTTTCAACACCTTCTGCTACAACTCTAAGTTCCATAGATTTTCCGAGTTGTACCATACCGTTTATTAGCTTTTGTGTTTTTTCAGATTTTAATAAAGAACTTGTAAATGCTTTATCGATTTTCAATGTTTCTATTGGTAAAATCTGCATATATCTGAATGAGCCATATCCGGTACCGAAATCATCTAGTATAAAGGCGATACCTTCATTTTCAAGCTTACGCATTTGCTGCGTGATAAAGGTAGCAACTTCTGCTTCTAAGGCAAATTTCTCTGTAATTTCAATTTGAATAAGATTTGCGGGACAGCCTGTTTTCTCTAACATTTCAAGTATTGAATTTGCCATGTTTTTATCACGGAATTCGCGTACAGAAGAGTTAATGGATACTTTTAAGTCAAGACCGGCTTTTTTCCAGATTAGAGCCTGTTCACAAGCTTTTTCTAACATAAAGGAACCGATATTATTAATGAGACCCGTTTCCTCAGCAATTGGTATCAGCTCATCAGGTGAGACAACGCCTATTACTTCATCTTCCCAACGGACTAATGCTTCTACAGCTGTGATGTTACCTGAAGAAACATCAAATTGTGGCTGATAAAGGACTTTTAGATTTTTTTGGTCAAGTGCCTGAAGTAAACGTTTTTCAATTAAAGCTTTCCGATTTAATGCCTTATGTGTTGCTTTTGATAGCGCGACGACTCTATCGCCACCTGCTTCGCGAACAGTTGTAATCGTAGCAATGGATGCCTTCATTAATTGGGAGAATGTAGTTTGATCCTCAGGGTAACGTGTAATTCCTCCACTAATAGAAATAGGGACAGCAACGTTACTATTATAAATTGGATGCTGTTGTAAGTAAGACAGGAAGCCCTGAATAAACCATTCACTTAAAGGTGTGATTACAACAAAATCATTTTCGTTAATGCGTGCCATTGTGCTATCTTGGAAATACATTTTTATACGATTTGTAAATTCCACGATAAGACCTTGATCGATTTGATGATCATGCAACTCTTTAAGCGTATAAAATTTATCGATACTTAAATAGACGAAAGAAAAGTTTCTTTCTTCCTCAATCATGCTGGAAATCACTTTTTCAAGTCGATGTGCATTCATGAGACCTGTTTCTGTATCGATATAAGCGATTTTTTCAAGCTGATGTTGTATCGTCTTTGACTTCGTAATATCTTTTTCAATTAAAATAAATTGTTGCTCATTTACTTCGAGATTAAATGTTGGGATAGCTGTTAGAAGTACCCAATAAGACTGGCCTGTTTTTGTGACTTTTTCGACTTCACCTTGCCACGTGTGACCATTGTTTAAATTACGCCAAATAGTATTTGTGATTTTTTCACTCACTTCATCATCAGGGAATAACTGCCAAAATGTTTTGCCGATAACGCGCTTAGGTGTCCATTGACTCGTTTTTAGAAATTCAGCATTACATTCTAAAATAAATCCATCCTGATCAAGTGTTACTGTCATAAACGTCGAGTCTAAGCCCTGTTTTAAGTCTACTAAAGTACTGCTATTTGAGACAGAATTAATCATTAATTCTGGTAACATAAACATCATAAGAATGAAACGCTCTCCTTGTTCAGTAAATGGTTTAGCTAGCAGCGCTGTCGTAATTTCTTCATTTGTATATGTGTTCATATGAATTTGATTTATATGCGTACTGTCATCATTTTGTAAAATTGTTTGAAACGTCTCTAATGAAAGCTGGCGTAGTAAATTTTCATGAATGAATGAAGCAGTACGTTCTTTAGTATCAGTAGCTGAAAAACCAAATAGCTGTTCAGCAAGTTTTCCCAAAATAATAACTTGTCCATCTTGATTCATGACAATGGCAGGAAAAGGAAGTGAATTTAAATAATGTTCATCAATCGTAAATGATTTGTGCATATGACTCATGATTATTCGATCTCCTTGCGTAATCTATATATACTAATATTATAGTTAATTATCGGGAATTAGTCATTATGAATATATTTGTAAATATTTGATAATGAAAAAAACTAGGACTTTTTCAGTGAAACCCAAGAAAATAATTGGAGAAAAATAACATTTTTTAGTATGTATATAGGAAGTAAGAATTGTATAAAACGGTTAACAGAAATAGTATATATCGGCTCTAGTTCGATGTTATGGGAGCAACTGGATCTTTAATGAAGTGGTTACTCAATCATACACCATTGACAGTTTCCTTTATGTTAACAATTCTTTTATCGGTTGCAGGACTTACATATTTATCTTCATTCAGCAGGGGTTTGGATACCCACATTGATCGTTAACTGGAAAAGATATTTTCAATATTGGGCGTACAGTTTGCTTTCGTGGCAGCGATCAACGAAAGTAATGCTGTATTAGCTACCTTTTTACATTTTTTAGCACCGATATTTATTGTTGCTTTTGTCATTCCTATTTTAAAGAAATTTCCCCCTAAATATCAAGTGATAGGGATTATTGGTATGCTTTCAGGTCTTTTTCTCCTACTAACGAACGCTTCTTTTGGTTCTTTGTTAGTTAGTAATAAAGCCTTATTATAGAGATTAGCCGTTGGTCTAACGTTTGCCTTCTACATATTGTATCCTGCACGTTTGATGAAAGAATGGAGTGTACTACTTGTTGTCGAGTGGGGAATGCTTATAGGTGGTGTAATGCTAGAAATATTAGTTGTGTTTGGCAGTCATATTTGTGATTTGTTTTAAGGTTACATGCTAAATGATTGCTTTAGCTTCTTTTAGCGGGTGTCTAAACATCCATTGAAAGAAGTTAAAGCCTCCGAATGCAATTATGCCGAAGTAAAATTGATTATTCTTCGGAAATGTGGCTTTCATACTGTTTTTAAGTAGCTTGAAATATATTACAGCAGTTGAGATTAGTATTCTTTCTAGTATTGAACCACTAGCTGCTATGGTTATTTCAGTAATCGTGTTTGAAGCATCATTAGGTTTTGGCAATTAGTTGGTGTGTTCGTTATGCTTGTTTGTGTAACATGGCTTTCGGTAGCGGGAGAAAAAGCATAAATATACTATCAGCGTAGGAGCTTACGACTATCTTTGAATTATAGAGAACATCTTCATTCAAATGAAGATAATGCCTCCGAACGTATTGTTTGTCGGTAGCGACAGCAACAAATGTTTTCTGTACGAAAGCAAAGCGACAGCAACAAATGTTTTCTGTGCGAAAGCGAAGCGTCAGCTACAATTACGCCAAGGCGAAATTGATTTTTTACTAGGACAAGGGGGAATAGTGTGAAACAAATTTTTTCCTATGTAAAGCCTTATAAATGGACTGCATTTATTGCGTTAGGTTTGATGTTGTTGGAATTATTTGTCGAGCTTGCTCAGCCAC
Proteins encoded in this region:
- a CDS encoding threonine/serine exporter family protein — its product is MALHEADNEFTIDCLLLAGRIMIESGAETYRVEDTMLRMAHSQNMLDAQCYATPTGIIFSLGKTQPTRITSISNRITDLQKIALVNSVSRRLTSHMITLEDAYDELKSIQKTNYFLPTYIQVIAAALSSGCFLIMFKGGWSDFPVAFLAGGLGFLVLVMINHLTKVKFFSEFTASLVIGYIAVLAVNYGYGAELDKIIISSVMPLVPGILITNAVRDLMAGHFMSGMAKGAEAFLTAFAIGAAIAVTLSF
- a CDS encoding polysaccharide deacetylase family protein; amino-acid sequence: MIDFLLVGLIITLTTIILVILLSKDDFKFQKISASKEEPPITSKVSTENSAFPGIRIVTDVSNDERTPFALHYPETDNKAFNDAVLQYIKDSKENYLSSMKKNKDKKATGELNISLETFPYQKHYYSFVLTKVLYTGGANQEVSTKTFFINNETGDLISIKELLNNDENNLSTLATHVRNDLQQNPKLKDELIKDELSKATEPKWSNFNRFAIVDDSLQFYFDEYEIASGAAGSPIVKLPLSLINPLLASDFQIAMAKPTKPINNGDPNVKRIALTFDDGPHPKVTEQILDTLDKYHAKATFFMLGSRVQHYPDIAKDVLARGHEIGNHSWNHPILTKLSLESALKQYTSTVAEIEKAINQSPTVFRPPYGATNDAINAQIPVPVVLWTIDTLDWKHRDAKQLLPNVKNNLHNNAIVLMHDIHQSTADGLDAVMAYLQGQGYEFVTVSEILPYRQK
- a CDS encoding GGDEF domain-containing phosphodiesterase, whose protein sequence is MSHMHKSFTIDEHYLNSLPFPAIVMNQDGQVIILGKLAEQLFGFSATDTKERTASFIHENLLRQLSLETFQTILQNDDSTHINQIHMNTYTNEEITTALLAKPFTEQGERFILMMFMLPELMINSVSNSSTLVDLKQGLDSTFMTVTLDQDGFILECNAEFLKTSQWTPKRVIGKTFWQLFPDDEVSEKITNTIWRNLNNGHTWQGEVEKVTKTGQSYWVLLTAIPTFNLEVNEQQFILIEKDITKSKTIQHQLEKIAYIDTETGLMNAHRLEKVISSMIEEERNFSFVYLSIDKFYTLKELHDHQIDQGLIVEFTNRIKMYFQDSTMARINENDFVVITPLSEWFIQGFLSYLQQHPIYNSNVAVPISISGGITRYPEDQTTFSQLMKASIATITTVREAGGDRVVALSKATHKALNRKALIEKRLLQALDQKNLKVLYQPQFDVSSGNITAVEALVRWEDEVIGVVSPDELIPIAEETGLINNIGSFMLEKACEQALIWKKAGLDLKVSINSSVREFRDKNMANSILEMLEKTGCPANLIQIEITEKFALEAEVATFITQQMRKLENEGIAFILDDFGTGYGSFRYMQILPIETLKIDKAFTSSLLKSEKTQKLINGMVQLGKSMELRVVAEGVETAEQADLLTSYGCDAIQGYYISKPTTAEEIAALLVK
- a CDS encoding EamA family transporter encodes the protein MGVQFAFVAAINESNAVLATFLHFLAPIFIVAFVIPILKKFPPKYQVIGIIGMLSGLFLLLTNASFGSLLVSNKALL
- a CDS encoding threonine/serine exporter family protein; its protein translation is MDYIIQLIVSFFATAGIAIIFNVPRKALLYCVLVGVIGWMIYFVLTEHGMDVVNASFYSAFVIAIVAHLYARRFKMPMIIFIVGGIIPLVPGGMAYNAMRNVVEDDYLQGLQYGLKAFLITGAIVMGLVFAEVFIQLIFRSVRTSKATFQKVYKK